In Nocardia sputorum, a single genomic region encodes these proteins:
- a CDS encoding L-aspartate oxidase, protein MTTRVSIDWEAEADLVVIGGGVAGLTAARTASLRGLRVLTLSKGGPTDTSTQYAQGGIAVVAPHGDSVESHVHDTVEAGAGLCDVDAVRSIVEGGQAAVAALTDLGAVFDLGRDGQISRTREGGHSTRRIIHAGGDATGAEVQRALNEAGLPVLFGAAVADVVTGPNGVRGVVAVSERGFGVVHAPAVLLATGGLGQLYALSTNPPGATADGVALGLWAGATVADLEFVQFHPTVLYTPGGLGRRPLISEAVRGEGASLVDTDGDPVTAGVHPRGDLAPRDVVSRAIAARMRALGAEHVYLDARSIDGFPQRFPTITASCLAAGIDPRTDLIPVAPAAHYQCGGVVTDTHGRTGVPGLYAAGEVARTGLHGANRLASNSLLEGLVVGERAGAAAAERLGERAGVHEIPARSAEYADRAVVQRLMTTHASVVRDRAGLAEALKRLDDVVTRRDTRTAAADPIAGIEDAALTLTARALLLAALARTESRGCHTRSDHPDAVPELRHALPIRLNGDGVPEYAPIP, encoded by the coding sequence ATGACAACCCGGGTTTCGATCGACTGGGAGGCCGAGGCCGATCTGGTCGTGATCGGCGGCGGCGTCGCGGGACTGACCGCGGCGCGCACCGCGTCACTGCGTGGCCTGCGGGTGCTCACGCTCAGCAAAGGCGGGCCGACGGACACGTCCACCCAGTACGCCCAGGGCGGCATCGCCGTCGTGGCGCCGCACGGCGACTCGGTCGAATCGCACGTGCACGACACGGTGGAGGCGGGCGCCGGACTGTGCGACGTGGACGCGGTGCGCTCCATCGTCGAGGGCGGGCAGGCCGCCGTCGCCGCACTCACCGATCTGGGCGCGGTGTTCGACCTCGGCCGCGACGGCCAGATCTCGCGGACCCGCGAAGGCGGGCACAGCACCCGACGCATCATCCACGCCGGGGGCGACGCCACGGGTGCGGAGGTGCAGCGGGCGCTGAACGAGGCCGGGCTGCCGGTGCTGTTCGGCGCGGCGGTCGCCGACGTCGTCACCGGGCCGAACGGCGTGCGCGGCGTCGTAGCGGTGTCGGAGCGGGGGTTCGGCGTCGTACACGCGCCCGCCGTGCTGCTGGCCACCGGCGGCCTCGGACAGCTGTACGCACTGAGCACCAATCCGCCGGGCGCCACCGCGGACGGCGTCGCCCTCGGGCTCTGGGCTGGTGCGACCGTCGCCGATCTCGAGTTCGTGCAGTTCCACCCGACCGTGCTGTACACCCCGGGTGGCCTGGGGCGCAGGCCGCTGATCAGCGAAGCGGTGCGCGGCGAAGGGGCGAGCCTGGTCGACACCGACGGCGACCCGGTGACCGCGGGCGTGCATCCGCGCGGCGACCTCGCTCCCCGCGACGTCGTCTCCCGTGCCATCGCCGCGCGCATGCGAGCGCTCGGCGCCGAGCACGTCTACCTGGACGCGCGCTCGATCGACGGGTTCCCGCAACGGTTTCCGACGATCACCGCCTCCTGCCTGGCGGCCGGCATCGATCCGCGCACGGACCTCATCCCGGTCGCGCCTGCCGCGCACTACCAGTGCGGGGGAGTGGTCACCGACACCCACGGCCGCACCGGAGTGCCCGGTCTGTACGCGGCGGGTGAAGTCGCGCGGACCGGTCTGCACGGGGCGAACCGGCTGGCGTCCAACAGTTTGCTGGAGGGTCTGGTGGTCGGCGAGCGCGCCGGAGCCGCCGCGGCCGAACGGCTCGGCGAGCGCGCCGGGGTGCACGAGATCCCCGCGCGCTCCGCCGAATACGCCGACCGTGCCGTGGTGCAGCGCCTGATGACCACGCACGCCTCGGTGGTCCGCGACCGTGCGGGGCTCGCCGAAGCGCTCAAGCGGCTCGACGACGTGGTCACCCGCCGCGACACGCGTACCGCCGCCGCAGATCCGATCGCCGGGATCGAGGACGCCGCGCTCACGCTCACGGCCCGCGCCCTGCTGCTCGCCGCGCTCGCCCGCACCGAGAGCCGCGGCTGCCACACCCGGTCGGATCACCCGGACGCCGTGCCCGAACTCCGGCACGCCCTCCCGATCCGGCTGAACGGCGACGGCGTGCCCGAGTACGCACCCATTCCCTGA
- the nadA gene encoding quinolinate synthase NadA — MATTGAKLAPPLMGQVFDGPSGFAGVEAGPEWAQEVKRLARERNATILAHNYQLPEIQDVADHVGDSLALSRIAAEAPEDTIVFCGVHFMAETAKILSPAKTVLIPDQRAGCSLADSITADELRAWKAEHPNAVVVSYVNTTAEVKALTDICCTSSNAVDVVASIDPDREVLFLPDQFLGAHVKRVTGRANMHIWAGECHVHAGINGDELTEQARTHPDAELFVHPECGCATSALYLAGEGAFPAERVHILSTGGMIDAAKAAKSNQVLVATEVGMLHQLRKAAPGIDFQAVNDRASCKYMKMITPAALLRCLVEGRDEVHVDPETAALGRNSVQRMIAIGNPGGGE, encoded by the coding sequence ATGGCGACGACGGGTGCGAAACTGGCGCCTCCGCTGATGGGGCAGGTGTTCGACGGACCCTCCGGGTTCGCGGGTGTCGAGGCTGGGCCGGAGTGGGCGCAGGAAGTCAAGCGACTGGCCAGGGAGCGCAACGCGACGATCCTGGCGCACAACTACCAGCTGCCGGAGATCCAGGACGTGGCCGACCACGTCGGCGACTCGCTGGCGCTGTCGCGGATCGCGGCCGAGGCGCCCGAGGACACGATCGTGTTCTGCGGCGTGCACTTCATGGCCGAGACCGCGAAGATTCTCAGCCCCGCCAAGACCGTGCTCATCCCGGATCAGCGCGCGGGATGTTCGCTCGCGGATTCGATCACGGCCGACGAGCTGCGCGCCTGGAAGGCCGAGCACCCGAACGCGGTGGTCGTGTCCTACGTGAACACCACGGCCGAGGTGAAGGCCCTCACCGACATCTGCTGCACCTCGTCCAACGCGGTGGACGTGGTCGCCTCGATCGACCCGGACCGCGAGGTGCTGTTCCTTCCCGACCAGTTCCTCGGCGCACACGTCAAGCGGGTCACCGGTCGCGCGAACATGCACATCTGGGCGGGCGAGTGCCACGTGCACGCGGGCATCAACGGCGACGAGCTGACCGAGCAGGCGCGCACCCATCCGGACGCGGAGCTGTTCGTGCACCCCGAATGCGGCTGCGCCACCTCGGCGCTGTACCTGGCGGGCGAGGGCGCGTTCCCGGCCGAGCGGGTGCACATCCTGTCCACCGGAGGCATGATCGACGCGGCCAAGGCGGCGAAGTCGAATCAGGTGCTGGTGGCGACCGAGGTCGGCATGCTGCATCAGCTGCGCAAGGCCGCCCCTGGCATCGACTTCCAGGCCGTGAACGACCGGGCCTCGTGCAAGTACATGAAGATGATCACCCCGGCGGCGCTGCTGCGCTGCTTGGTCGAGGGCCGCGACGAGGTGCACGTCGATCCGGAAACCGCTGCGCTGGGGCGTAACTCGGTGCAGCGGATGATCGCGATCGGCAATCCCGGCGGCGGTGAATGA
- a CDS encoding NUDIX hydrolase translates to MAHSSTIHESLTAVFQVRRFPRDIAAGRSSVDRAEGMLRRCPPDQRTELAVLLWERALDPQKGTWSLPGGRLRDDEDLDTSARRQLAEKVDVRELSHLEQLSVFSAPDRVPSPRRIASAYLGLVPLTADPQLPSDTAWHPVSALPDMSFDHRTVVDHARTRLAAKLSYTNIAFALAPDRFTMSTLREIYCAALGYDVDPTNLQRVLSRRKVITPTGATAAPGRAGGRPAAVYRFSDSGLRVTDEFAALRPPGAS, encoded by the coding sequence GTGGCCCATAGTAGCACCATCCACGAATCGCTCACCGCGGTGTTCCAGGTTCGTCGCTTCCCCCGGGACATCGCCGCAGGTCGCAGCTCCGTGGACCGCGCGGAGGGCATGCTGCGACGCTGTCCGCCCGATCAGCGGACCGAACTCGCGGTGCTGCTGTGGGAACGGGCGCTCGACCCGCAGAAGGGCACCTGGTCGCTGCCCGGCGGCCGCCTGCGCGACGACGAGGACCTCGACACCTCCGCGCGCCGACAGCTCGCCGAGAAGGTCGACGTGCGTGAGCTGAGCCATCTGGAGCAGCTCTCGGTGTTCAGCGCACCCGACCGGGTGCCGAGCCCGCGCCGCATCGCCTCGGCTTACCTCGGCCTCGTTCCGCTGACCGCCGACCCCCAGCTGCCCTCGGACACCGCGTGGCACCCGGTCTCGGCATTGCCGGACATGTCCTTCGACCACCGCACGGTGGTCGACCACGCCCGCACCCGCCTGGCCGCGAAACTGTCCTACACCAACATCGCCTTCGCCCTCGCGCCGGACCGGTTCACGATGTCCACCTTGCGCGAAATCTACTGCGCCGCACTCGGTTACGACGTGGACCCGACGAACCTCCAGCGGGTTCTCTCCCGCCGCAAAGTCATCACGCCCACCGGCGCCACCGCCGCACCCGGCCGGGCGGGCGGCCGCCCCGCCGCGGTCTACCGCTTCAGCGACTCCGGCCTGCGCGTCACAGACGAATTCGCCGCCCTGCGCCCGCCCGGGGCATCCTGA
- a CDS encoding cold-shock protein: protein MAQGSVKWFNSEKGFGFIAQDGGGADVFVHYSAVSGSGFKSLEEGQRVEFEIGQGQKGPQAQDVRAI from the coding sequence ATGGCTCAAGGCAGTGTGAAGTGGTTTAACAGCGAAAAGGGCTTCGGCTTCATCGCGCAAGACGGTGGCGGCGCCGACGTCTTCGTTCATTACTCCGCCGTGTCCGGCTCGGGATTCAAGTCCCTCGAAGAAGGACAGCGCGTGGAGTTCGAGATCGGCCAAGGACAGAAGGGCCCGCAGGCCCAGGACGTTCGCGCGATCTGA
- a CDS encoding DUF1353 domain-containing protein has translation MTFVGGGPIVEELDAKFWRVTEPLVYRGASAEFVVPAGFRTDFASVPRALVWLIPRYGSYTRAAILHDYLLSSNAVSVADADGIFRRSLHELGVSLPRRWMMWAAVRAAHRLRGASAGDAARFVVVAVPSVFFLAVPVTVVTVFLLLFWLVELAFWAASRVTQRTEAPPPDPQMKTA, from the coding sequence GTGACGTTTGTCGGCGGCGGGCCGATCGTCGAAGAGCTCGACGCCAAGTTCTGGCGGGTGACCGAACCGCTCGTCTATCGCGGCGCGAGTGCGGAATTCGTGGTTCCTGCCGGTTTCCGCACCGATTTCGCCTCGGTGCCGCGCGCGCTGGTCTGGCTGATCCCGCGGTACGGCAGTTACACCCGCGCCGCGATCCTGCACGACTATCTGCTCAGTTCGAACGCGGTGAGCGTGGCCGACGCCGACGGCATCTTCCGCCGGAGCCTGCACGAACTCGGGGTGTCGCTGCCGCGCCGCTGGATGATGTGGGCGGCCGTGCGCGCGGCCCACCGGTTGCGTGGCGCGAGCGCGGGCGATGCCGCCCGGTTCGTCGTCGTCGCTGTTCCCTCGGTGTTCTTCCTCGCCGTTCCCGTGACCGTGGTGACGGTGTTCCTCCTGCTGTTCTGGCTGGTCGAACTGGCCTTCTGGGCCGCATCGCGGGTGACGCAGCGGACCGAGGCCCCGCCACCCGACCCGCAGATGAAAACCGCCTGA
- a CDS encoding DUF2567 domain-containing protein: MASVRGEVRAAAVVAVAVVVVSALAGVAWGFWSPTERLLVVEPGRGVALTGESAHQFDALAIFVLAGAVLGLLCALAVWRWRSARGPLLQIGLLIGSGVGAWVMATVGEQIAAWSHPRPSDPPVGQIVTLPIELGSALALIVQPLIASFVMLFLAALSTSEDLGSGRRTARDEEGYDTPAAVPYGAAASGGELPYRGYEPASEEYSVPEYRPRY, from the coding sequence GTGGCGTCGGTGCGGGGCGAGGTGCGCGCGGCGGCGGTGGTCGCCGTCGCCGTGGTGGTGGTGAGCGCGCTCGCCGGTGTCGCATGGGGCTTCTGGTCGCCGACCGAGCGGCTGCTCGTGGTGGAGCCGGGCCGCGGGGTCGCCTTGACCGGGGAGAGCGCGCATCAATTCGACGCGCTGGCGATTTTCGTGCTGGCGGGAGCGGTGCTCGGGCTGCTCTGCGCGCTCGCCGTGTGGCGGTGGCGCTCGGCACGCGGGCCGCTGCTGCAGATCGGCCTGTTGATCGGCTCCGGCGTAGGCGCATGGGTGATGGCCACCGTGGGGGAGCAGATCGCCGCCTGGTCGCATCCGCGTCCGAGCGACCCGCCGGTCGGCCAGATCGTCACGTTGCCGATCGAACTGGGTAGTGCGCTCGCGCTGATCGTGCAGCCGCTGATCGCGTCGTTCGTGATGCTGTTCCTCGCCGCGCTCAGCACGTCGGAGGATCTCGGCAGCGGCCGTCGCACCGCCCGGGACGAGGAGGGGTACGACACCCCCGCCGCGGTCCCCTACGGTGCGGCTGCGAGTGGGGGCGAGCTGCCCTATCGTGGCTACGAGCCTGCCTCGGAGGAGTACTCGGTTCCCGAATACCGACCGCGGTACTGA
- the bioB gene encoding biotin synthase BioB — MTQAPVDTGILSIAREQVLERGEGLNQEQTLEVLRLGDDRLEELLALAHEVRMKWCGPEVEVEGIISLKTGGCPEDCHFCSQSGLFQSPVRAAWLDIPSLVEAAKQTAKTGATEFCIVAAVRGPDERLMAQVAAGVEAIRNEVDIQVACSLGMLTQEQVDQLAAMGVHRYNHNLETSRSYFPNVVTTHTWEERWDTLRMVREAGMEVCCGGILGMGETLEQRAEFAANLAELEPDEVPLNFLNPRPGTPFGDLEVLPASDALRAVAAFRLALPRTMLRFAGGREITLGDLGAKQGILGGINAVIVGNYLTTLGRPAEQDLDLLGELKMPIKALNETL, encoded by the coding sequence GTGACCCAGGCACCTGTAGACACCGGCATTCTGTCGATCGCCCGCGAGCAGGTGCTCGAGCGCGGGGAAGGGCTGAACCAGGAGCAGACCCTCGAGGTGCTGCGCTTGGGCGACGACCGGCTGGAGGAACTGCTCGCCCTCGCCCACGAGGTGCGCATGAAGTGGTGCGGCCCCGAGGTCGAGGTCGAGGGCATCATCAGCCTCAAGACCGGCGGCTGCCCGGAGGACTGCCACTTCTGCTCGCAGTCGGGCCTGTTCCAGTCCCCGGTGCGCGCCGCGTGGCTGGACATCCCGAGCCTGGTCGAGGCCGCCAAGCAGACCGCGAAGACCGGCGCCACCGAATTCTGCATCGTGGCCGCGGTGCGCGGTCCCGACGAGCGCCTGATGGCGCAGGTGGCCGCGGGCGTCGAGGCGATCCGCAACGAGGTCGACATCCAGGTGGCCTGCTCGCTCGGCATGCTCACCCAGGAGCAGGTCGACCAGCTGGCCGCCATGGGCGTGCACCGCTACAACCACAACCTGGAGACCTCGCGCTCCTACTTCCCGAACGTGGTCACCACGCACACCTGGGAGGAGCGCTGGGACACCCTGCGCATGGTTCGCGAAGCGGGCATGGAGGTGTGCTGCGGCGGCATCCTGGGCATGGGCGAGACGCTGGAGCAGCGCGCGGAGTTCGCCGCGAACCTGGCCGAACTCGAGCCCGACGAGGTGCCGCTGAACTTCCTCAACCCGCGACCGGGCACCCCGTTCGGCGACCTGGAGGTGCTGCCCGCGTCCGACGCGTTGCGGGCCGTCGCCGCGTTCCGGCTCGCGCTGCCGCGCACCATGCTGCGCTTCGCGGGCGGCCGCGAGATCACCTTGGGCGATCTGGGCGCCAAGCAGGGCATTCTGGGCGGCATCAACGCCGTCATCGTCGGCAATTACCTGACCACCCTCGGTCGCCCGGCCGAACAGGACCTGGACTTGCTCGGCGAGCTGAAGATGCCGATCAAGGCGCTCAACGAAACGCTCTGA
- a CDS encoding TetR/AcrR family transcriptional regulator C-terminal domain-containing protein, translated as MQLHRADVVDGAIAILDRYGLADLTMRRLAGSLQVQPGALYWHFPNKQALLGAVADKILAPMEDPIEAGEWSGQITELAHRLRDCLLAYRDGAELVSATYASRLTTSKGRERLVSAAIRAGMPREEAELAAFTLLYYVLGETVDEQSRMQMDSVGALPEGASPMEETTDATARFDFGLQLFVAGVRHLLGTRVR; from the coding sequence GTGCAACTGCACCGGGCGGACGTGGTCGACGGCGCCATCGCGATTCTGGACCGATACGGCCTGGCCGACCTGACCATGCGCAGACTGGCCGGTTCCCTCCAGGTCCAGCCGGGCGCGTTGTACTGGCACTTCCCCAACAAGCAGGCGCTGCTGGGCGCGGTCGCGGACAAGATCCTCGCGCCGATGGAGGACCCGATCGAGGCCGGGGAATGGTCGGGGCAGATCACCGAGTTGGCCCACCGGCTGCGCGACTGCCTGCTGGCATACCGCGACGGCGCCGAGTTGGTCTCGGCGACATACGCTTCCCGGCTCACCACGAGCAAGGGACGGGAACGTCTGGTGAGCGCCGCGATCCGGGCGGGCATGCCGCGCGAAGAGGCCGAACTCGCGGCGTTCACGCTGCTCTACTACGTCCTCGGCGAGACCGTGGACGAACAGTCGAGGATGCAGATGGACTCGGTGGGCGCCCTGCCCGAGGGCGCGTCGCCGATGGAGGAAACCACCGACGCCACCGCCCGTTTCGACTTCGGCCTGCAATTGTTCGTCGCGGGTGTGCGGCACCTGCTGGGCACCCGCGTCCGCTGA
- a CDS encoding alpha/beta hydrolase family protein, which translates to MSTSFLRRSGLLAASIGMCVAVTLGVAPATAESPKAGQLSAFELLDTAWSFPAAAVSFGIGYTTTDQHGAPAQASGALYLPAGLPPLGGWPLVVWAHGTAGIGDACAPSRRPQSERNKTYFDQILNHGYAVLAPDYQGLGTGGQFSYYNANVEGMSIVDAVAALRATPIPLSHRWVVIGQSEGAHAAMSAAALYAEKGGSAPGLSGVIATGLRTDPSTSLPEMFRPTSTGSKNQIAYAAYFLASLEEWKPGSVIPYLSDFGREFVQKAADECLSDLVMRAEGRRPAALFADPDRPTPTFADDITALAGYPEDRFISDLMIGYGTADIDVLPTGTDDYGKRLQELNTGIRVTVEEYAGKDHSGAFLASLPDALAFLNTHLR; encoded by the coding sequence ATGTCCACATCCTTCCTCCGGCGATCCGGTCTCCTCGCCGCCTCGATAGGCATGTGCGTCGCGGTCACGCTCGGGGTGGCGCCGGCGACAGCGGAAAGCCCGAAGGCCGGGCAGCTGAGCGCGTTCGAGCTGCTCGACACCGCGTGGTCGTTCCCCGCGGCCGCGGTGTCCTTCGGGATCGGCTACACCACGACCGATCAGCACGGCGCGCCCGCGCAGGCGTCCGGCGCGCTCTATCTGCCCGCGGGATTGCCGCCGCTGGGCGGCTGGCCATTGGTGGTGTGGGCCCACGGAACGGCGGGCATCGGCGATGCCTGCGCACCCTCGCGCCGGCCACAGTCCGAGCGGAACAAAACCTATTTCGATCAGATACTGAACCACGGATACGCGGTGCTGGCTCCCGACTATCAGGGGCTCGGCACCGGCGGGCAGTTCAGCTACTACAACGCGAACGTCGAGGGCATGTCGATAGTGGACGCGGTCGCGGCGCTGCGCGCGACTCCGATCCCGCTGTCGCACAGGTGGGTTGTCATCGGCCAGTCGGAAGGTGCGCACGCCGCGATGAGCGCTGCGGCCCTGTATGCCGAGAAAGGCGGTTCCGCGCCGGGATTGAGCGGGGTGATAGCCACCGGTCTGCGGACCGACCCGAGCACGAGCCTGCCGGAGATGTTCCGGCCGACTTCGACCGGCTCGAAGAATCAGATCGCCTATGCGGCGTACTTCCTGGCCTCGCTGGAGGAGTGGAAACCCGGCAGTGTCATCCCGTACCTCTCCGATTTCGGCAGGGAATTCGTGCAGAAGGCCGCCGACGAATGCCTTTCGGATCTGGTCATGCGCGCCGAGGGGCGCCGACCTGCGGCCCTGTTCGCCGACCCCGACCGGCCGACGCCGACATTCGCCGACGACATCACCGCCTTGGCGGGGTACCCGGAAGACCGGTTCATCAGTGATCTCATGATCGGCTACGGCACCGCCGACATCGACGTCCTTCCCACCGGCACCGACGATTACGGGAAGCGCCTGCAGGAGCTGAATACCGGAATACGGGTGACGGTCGAAGAATACGCGGGCAAGGATCACAGCGGCGCGTTCCTGGCTTCGCTTCCGGATGCGTTGGCCTTCCTGAACACGCATCTGCGCTGA
- a CDS encoding MFS transporter → MSERSVAVGEVAGVRLRSLVWTVFVPMVVYGIGSGAAAPMYALRALDLGASAGLAGVVVALSGLGMVLTDLPAGRVVATIGERGALAVGSVLGAIGVLAAIVAPNVGVLALGMLLNGAASAVWGLARQSYLVTVVPAHDLGRAMSTLAGSMRLGFFCGPFLGAAVVHSVGPHGALWLQLVTTVVSGAAMAAIRSPEASGGPGAGHALTAIVVEHRRTLGTLGLAALLVGAARAARLALLPLWAAHLGVSASTTSLVFGVAGAMDVLMSYPAGVWLDRYGRRATGVPSMLLFAAGFGVLPWTSSVLGLGCAALLLGLANGMSNGLIMTVGADVAPDGQRAEFLGAWRLTHDIGMFAGPVAVGAISAVTVLGGAAIALALTAAAGAYAMHRWFPGVVAPPARQPSAETG, encoded by the coding sequence ATGAGCGAGCGTTCTGTTGCGGTCGGCGAAGTCGCGGGGGTGCGGCTGCGGTCGCTGGTCTGGACCGTGTTCGTGCCGATGGTGGTGTACGGCATCGGGTCCGGCGCGGCGGCCCCGATGTACGCGCTGCGCGCGCTGGATCTGGGGGCTTCGGCCGGTCTGGCCGGAGTCGTCGTCGCGCTGTCCGGGCTGGGCATGGTGCTCACCGATCTGCCCGCCGGACGGGTGGTCGCCACGATCGGGGAGCGCGGCGCGCTGGCGGTGGGTTCGGTGCTCGGCGCGATCGGCGTGCTCGCGGCGATCGTCGCGCCGAACGTCGGCGTGCTCGCGCTGGGCATGCTGCTCAACGGCGCGGCGAGCGCGGTGTGGGGCCTGGCTCGCCAGTCCTATCTCGTAACCGTGGTCCCCGCGCACGACCTCGGGCGCGCGATGTCGACGCTGGCCGGTTCGATGCGGCTGGGCTTCTTCTGTGGACCGTTTCTCGGTGCGGCCGTGGTGCATTCGGTCGGTCCCCACGGCGCGCTGTGGTTGCAACTGGTCACCACGGTGGTGTCCGGCGCGGCCATGGCGGCGATCCGATCACCCGAAGCATCGGGTGGGCCGGGCGCGGGGCATGCGTTGACAGCGATCGTGGTCGAGCACCGCAGGACCCTCGGCACGCTCGGCCTGGCCGCGTTGCTGGTCGGCGCGGCACGGGCGGCGCGGCTGGCGCTGCTGCCGTTGTGGGCGGCGCACCTCGGGGTGAGCGCGTCGACCACCAGCCTGGTGTTCGGCGTCGCGGGCGCGATGGACGTGCTGATGTCGTATCCGGCGGGGGTGTGGCTGGATCGCTACGGCAGACGCGCCACCGGCGTGCCGTCGATGCTCCTGTTCGCCGCCGGTTTCGGCGTGCTGCCGTGGACCTCCTCGGTGCTCGGTCTCGGTTGCGCCGCCCTACTGCTCGGGCTCGCCAACGGCATGAGCAACGGGCTGATCATGACGGTGGGCGCCGACGTCGCGCCCGACGGGCAGCGCGCGGAGTTCCTCGGCGCCTGGCGGCTCACCCACGACATCGGCATGTTCGCCGGGCCGGTGGCGGTCGGCGCGATCAGCGCCGTGACCGTGCTCGGCGGAGCGGCCATCGCGCTCGCGCTCACCGCCGCGGCGGGCGCCTACGCGATGCATCGATGGTTTCCGGGCGTGGTCGCGCCACCGGCGCGGCAGCCGTCCGCCGAGACCGGGTAG
- a CDS encoding LLM class flavin-dependent oxidoreductase, which translates to MTASRQLSLNAFIYPSGHHEAAWRHPWSSPERIYDVAYYQEIGRTAEAAKLDAVFFADGPALRTEVKHNAASGLEPITLLTAIATATTRLGLIATASTTYYEPYNLARLFSTLDHISGGRAGWNIVTTGTDLAAANFGLAKHPEHAERYARAREFVDAVLALWDSWEDDAIVLDRAAGVYADPEKIHRIDFEGEHLRVRGPFNAPRTPQGHPVLVQAGSSNDGRAFAGKYAEAIFTAHQRLSDAQAFYADIKARARGFGRDPEHVKILPGISPFIADTEAAAKKLEREFNELTVPEYGLTQLEGIAGISLRHLPLDEPIPVELFADAGDVTDNGQSRLQVVAGIVQRERPTVRGLLHRLAGARGHRVFAGTPEQVADTIEEWFRNGAADGFNVMPPYYPGGLEVFAETVVPILQERGLFRTEYTGTTLRDHFGLPRPDSRFARQPALTR; encoded by the coding sequence ATGACCGCATCGCGCCAACTCAGCCTCAACGCCTTCATCTACCCCTCCGGCCACCACGAGGCCGCCTGGCGGCATCCGTGGAGCAGCCCCGAGCGGATCTACGACGTCGCGTACTACCAGGAGATCGGCCGCACCGCCGAAGCGGCGAAGCTGGACGCGGTGTTCTTCGCCGACGGTCCGGCCCTGCGCACCGAGGTCAAGCACAACGCGGCCTCCGGCCTGGAGCCGATCACCCTGCTCACCGCGATCGCCACGGCGACCACGCGTCTCGGTCTCATCGCCACCGCGTCGACGACCTACTACGAGCCCTACAACCTGGCCAGGCTGTTCTCCACGCTGGACCACATCTCCGGCGGCCGCGCGGGCTGGAACATCGTCACCACCGGCACCGACCTCGCGGCGGCGAACTTCGGCCTGGCCAAGCATCCCGAGCACGCCGAGCGATACGCGCGGGCGAGGGAATTCGTCGACGCCGTGCTCGCGCTGTGGGACAGCTGGGAAGACGACGCCATCGTGCTGGACCGGGCCGCGGGCGTGTACGCCGACCCGGAGAAGATCCACCGGATCGACTTCGAGGGCGAACACCTGCGCGTGCGAGGGCCGTTCAACGCGCCGCGCACGCCGCAGGGTCACCCGGTGCTGGTGCAGGCGGGCTCGTCGAACGACGGCCGGGCGTTCGCGGGCAAGTACGCCGAGGCGATCTTCACCGCGCATCAGCGGCTCAGCGACGCGCAGGCGTTCTACGCCGACATCAAGGCGCGGGCGCGCGGCTTCGGGCGCGACCCCGAGCACGTCAAGATCCTGCCCGGCATCAGCCCGTTCATCGCCGACACCGAGGCGGCGGCCAAGAAGCTGGAGCGGGAGTTCAACGAGCTCACCGTGCCGGAGTACGGCTTGACCCAGCTCGAGGGCATCGCCGGGATCAGCCTGCGGCATCTGCCGCTGGACGAGCCCATCCCGGTCGAATTGTTCGCCGACGCGGGCGATGTCACCGACAACGGGCAGAGCCGGTTGCAGGTCGTGGCGGGCATCGTGCAGCGCGAGCGGCCGACCGTGCGCGGTCTGCTGCACCGCCTCGCCGGTGCGCGCGGTCACCGGGTGTTCGCCGGAACGCCCGAGCAGGTCGCCGACACCATCGAGGAATGGTTCCGCAACGGCGCCGCCGACGGATTCAACGTCATGCCGCCGTACTACCCGGGCGGCCTGGAGGTCTTCGCGGAGACCGTCGTGCCGATCCTGCAGGAGCGCGGCCTGTTCCGCACCGAGTACACCGGCACCACCCTGCGCGACCACTTCGGCCTGCCCCGCCCCGACAGCCGCTTCGCCCGGCAGCCCGCGCTGACCCGGTGA